One Candidatus Binatia bacterium genomic region harbors:
- the priA gene encoding primosomal protein N', which translates to MALEQKVRVALVAGGRAPDTLTYAVPEDLPECGAPGTVVTVPLGSRLVSGIVLGPADPEDPAGSGRLRKIRNQIGRAAIPPHIIELASWASRYYRAPEALLRRALLPPDARRHTRQHILPLQSTPPEAGLFDQTIAMGPIEDRLWASLPTSGLSIQSLRSTWGSETNAAIQKLKRQKRIRVEEREIAHRQPALPVRSCPEFAGDLKRAPRQQALFKLLQSRYPHAVSRTELLLDDPGVNRSVTALLARGAIVEVPETALVQEPEIGPTLRREQQVAVEALENALGRFEPFLLFGITGSGKTEVHLRAAQAVRARGESVLLLVPEIGLTPQLVAQANARFPGEVAVLHSALSDNERARTWHAVAAGDLSVVIGPRSAVFAPVRNLGLIVVDEEHDAAYKQEELPRYQGRDVAVMRAKLADCPVVLASATPSLESWQNAQSGRYQLLELTTRANEGPLPVVRLVDMRVSGKKPPQTQSAPENPLETPAAGAFSPELEQALLETHAAGEQSLLFLNRRGWSRFLQCDGCGYVDICPDCSVSLTIHRRQRAAICHHCGFARPPQSRCPECRQPLASRSFGTEQIEASLHKLLPGARIARLDKDTGAKPGFLQKTVDAWRAGSLDVLIGTQMIAKGHDAPGVTLIGVLLADASLHFPDFRAAEKTFQLLAQVAGRAGRGDRPGRVLIQTRQPEHPSLNFALEHDFRGFAAGELTSRAALAYPPFGRLVRVIIEGPAEESAQHAERVAHHLRRAAGSLEGVEPGEVMVLGPAPAPIERLRGRDRHQILIKGKDAPQITQTLARARLASGTTDKTRTIIDVDPAGML; encoded by the coding sequence ATGGCTCTCGAGCAAAAAGTCCGCGTCGCCCTTGTTGCCGGCGGACGAGCGCCTGACACGCTGACCTATGCCGTCCCCGAGGACCTTCCCGAATGCGGTGCCCCCGGCACCGTAGTCACGGTCCCCCTCGGCAGTCGACTGGTCTCCGGCATCGTGCTTGGTCCGGCCGACCCCGAGGATCCCGCCGGTTCCGGTCGGTTGCGAAAGATTCGCAACCAGATCGGACGTGCGGCGATCCCTCCTCATATCATCGAGTTGGCAAGTTGGGCTTCGCGCTACTACCGCGCACCCGAGGCTCTGCTGCGCAGGGCGCTACTCCCCCCCGATGCCCGACGCCACACTCGCCAGCATATCCTCCCGCTGCAATCGACGCCTCCCGAAGCAGGGCTCTTCGATCAAACAATCGCGATGGGCCCGATCGAGGATCGGCTCTGGGCCAGCCTGCCGACCAGCGGACTCTCGATCCAGAGTCTGCGCTCGACGTGGGGAAGCGAAACGAATGCTGCGATCCAGAAGCTCAAACGGCAAAAAAGAATTCGCGTCGAGGAGCGCGAGATCGCCCACCGCCAGCCCGCCTTACCCGTTCGGTCCTGCCCGGAATTTGCGGGAGACCTCAAGCGTGCCCCACGACAGCAGGCCCTTTTTAAGCTTCTGCAGAGTCGATATCCTCATGCCGTATCGCGCACCGAACTCCTGCTCGACGATCCCGGAGTGAATCGTTCCGTTACGGCGCTGCTGGCACGAGGTGCGATTGTCGAAGTTCCGGAGACCGCGCTGGTGCAAGAACCAGAGATCGGGCCGACGCTTCGTCGCGAGCAGCAAGTCGCCGTCGAGGCCCTCGAGAATGCCCTCGGGCGCTTCGAACCCTTTCTGCTTTTTGGCATCACCGGGAGCGGCAAAACAGAAGTCCACCTCCGCGCCGCGCAGGCCGTGCGCGCCCGTGGCGAGAGCGTGCTCCTGCTTGTTCCGGAAATTGGCTTGACGCCGCAACTGGTCGCGCAAGCCAATGCCCGCTTCCCCGGGGAGGTCGCTGTTCTGCACAGCGCGCTGAGCGACAACGAACGAGCCCGCACCTGGCATGCGGTCGCGGCCGGAGATCTCTCGGTGGTCATCGGGCCACGCTCCGCTGTATTTGCGCCGGTACGAAACCTCGGCTTGATCGTTGTCGATGAAGAGCACGATGCTGCCTACAAGCAGGAAGAACTGCCGCGCTACCAAGGCCGCGATGTCGCCGTGATGCGTGCCAAGCTGGCCGACTGCCCGGTGGTTCTCGCCTCGGCGACACCCTCTCTCGAATCTTGGCAAAATGCGCAATCCGGCCGCTATCAACTCCTCGAATTGACCACTCGCGCCAACGAAGGACCCCTGCCCGTCGTTCGACTGGTCGATATGAGGGTGTCAGGGAAGAAACCGCCCCAAACGCAATCCGCCCCGGAGAACCCTCTGGAAACTCCCGCCGCGGGAGCATTTTCTCCGGAACTCGAGCAGGCCCTTCTCGAAACGCATGCTGCCGGAGAACAGTCGCTGCTTTTCCTCAATCGTCGAGGATGGTCGCGCTTCCTGCAGTGCGATGGTTGTGGCTACGTGGATATCTGCCCTGACTGCAGCGTGAGCCTCACGATCCATCGGCGCCAACGCGCGGCGATCTGTCACCACTGCGGCTTTGCTCGCCCCCCCCAGAGCCGTTGTCCGGAATGCCGACAACCGCTCGCATCGCGCAGCTTCGGTACTGAGCAAATCGAGGCTTCATTGCATAAATTACTACCCGGCGCGCGAATCGCCCGCCTCGACAAGGATACCGGCGCCAAGCCCGGGTTCCTGCAGAAAACCGTCGATGCCTGGCGCGCTGGTTCTCTGGACGTCCTGATCGGCACGCAGATGATTGCCAAGGGACATGACGCACCAGGTGTGACTCTGATCGGAGTCCTTCTCGCCGACGCGTCGCTGCATTTTCCCGACTTCCGCGCCGCGGAGAAAACGTTCCAGCTGCTGGCACAGGTCGCCGGACGCGCCGGGCGAGGGGACCGCCCCGGACGGGTGCTGATCCAGACTCGTCAACCAGAGCATCCTTCGCTGAACTTTGCCCTCGAACACGATTTTCGAGGGTTTGCTGCCGGTGAACTCACGTCACGAGCCGCACTCGCCTATCCACCCTTCGGCCGTCTGGTACGAGTGATCATCGAGGGCCCCGCCGAAGAGTCCGCTCAGCACGCCGAACGAGTGGCCCATCATTTGCGACGGGCCGCCGGCAGCCTGGAAGGCGTGGAGCCGGGCGAGGTCATGGTGCTCGGACCGGCGCCAGCACCGATTGAACGACTTCGAGGACGTGACCGCCATCAAATCCTGATCAAGGGCAAGGACGCCCCTCAAATTACGCAGACGCTCGCCCGAGCCCGCCTCGCGTCAGGCACCACAGACAAAACCCGCACCATCATCGATGTCGATCCGGCCGGTATGCTCTGA
- the fmt gene encoding methionyl-tRNA formyltransferase, protein MNLSALPAGPLRIVFLGTPDLAASVLRELRKGPDTIVGAFTKPDARKGRGLQWLAPPVKDVAEEFGIPVYQPENWRDSATLDTLRSLKPDLAITAAYGRILPQAALEIPKFGCLNVHASLLPRWRGADPIRQAILAGDAETGITIMEMVLEMDAGDALWQRKLTIADHDTLASLESRMASLGGSTLTEALKLWRAGDLRATAQDSSRVTMAPLCRKADGKIAWTDSASAIERRIRAFSPWPGATSQFAEQTLRIWQADLEETSTKTAPGELIAVDKNGLLVATGTGALRLIEIQPAGKKRMLAADWARGARLTAGMRLGS, encoded by the coding sequence TTGAACCTCTCGGCTTTGCCCGCAGGGCCGTTACGGATCGTCTTTCTCGGGACGCCCGATCTGGCAGCTAGCGTCCTGAGAGAATTACGAAAAGGTCCCGACACCATAGTCGGCGCATTCACAAAGCCTGACGCCCGGAAGGGGCGCGGCCTCCAATGGTTGGCTCCTCCCGTCAAGGACGTTGCCGAGGAGTTCGGCATTCCTGTCTACCAACCCGAGAATTGGCGCGACTCCGCCACCCTGGACACCCTGCGTTCCCTGAAACCCGACCTCGCGATTACCGCAGCTTACGGCAGAATCCTGCCGCAGGCCGCACTCGAAATCCCGAAGTTCGGCTGCCTGAATGTGCATGCTTCCCTGCTGCCTCGCTGGCGCGGCGCCGACCCGATCCGACAAGCCATTCTGGCCGGCGACGCCGAGACGGGGATCACGATCATGGAGATGGTACTCGAGATGGATGCCGGCGATGCGCTTTGGCAGAGGAAGCTCACGATTGCCGACCACGATACTCTGGCGAGCCTGGAGAGTCGGATGGCCTCGCTCGGAGGGAGCACCCTCACGGAGGCACTGAAGCTGTGGCGGGCGGGTGATCTTCGGGCCACAGCGCAGGATTCCTCGCGGGTGACCATGGCACCGCTCTGCCGCAAGGCCGACGGGAAAATCGCGTGGACCGATTCGGCATCGGCGATCGAGCGCCGCATCCGGGCTTTTTCTCCCTGGCCCGGCGCAACCTCGCAGTTCGCAGAACAAACTTTGCGAATTTGGCAGGCCGACCTCGAGGAGACCTCCACCAAGACTGCGCCCGGAGAGTTGATTGCTGTCGATAAAAACGGCCTGCTGGTCGCTACCGGCACGGGGGCCCTCCGCCTCATCGAGATTCAGCCTGCAGGTAAAAAGCGGATGCTGGCAGCCGATTGGGCACGCGGTGCAAGGCTGACGGCCGGCATGCGTCTGGGTTCCTGA
- a CDS encoding P-II family nitrogen regulator, with amino-acid sequence MKKVEAIIKPFKLDEVKESLGAIGTQGLTVTEVKGFGRQKGHTELYRGAEYVVDFLPKVKLEIIVADDRLADVVDAIEKAAKTGRIGDGKIFVLPVDDVVRIRTGEHGEEAL; translated from the coding sequence ATGAAAAAGGTCGAAGCCATCATCAAGCCGTTCAAATTGGACGAAGTGAAAGAGAGTCTGGGAGCCATTGGCACACAGGGACTCACCGTCACCGAGGTCAAGGGTTTCGGACGCCAAAAAGGGCACACGGAACTCTATCGCGGAGCCGAATATGTGGTGGACTTTCTGCCCAAGGTGAAGCTCGAAATCATCGTCGCCGATGACCGACTCGCCGATGTCGTCGATGCCATTGAAAAGGCCGCCAAGACGGGTCGGATTGGCGACGGCAAGATCTTCGTTCTCCCGGTGGATGACGTCGTACGCATTCGCACCGGCGAGCATGGAGAAGAAGCCCTCTAA
- the rsmB gene encoding 16S rRNA (cytosine(967)-C(5))-methyltransferase RsmB, with translation MAATNKSSRPPSVRRIALDIICEVEAGGYCDVILGNTLAHANLAPRDAALLTRMAYGVFAWRDRLDWTLAPLARKGFDKLDPEVRGTLRLGLLQLLFLDRIPEHAAVSTSVDLARGAAGKGAGGLVNAILRRIQREGERRLPKGPTHARLAIEYSHPAWLVKLWGSELGWDTTRELLAANQNAAPTCLRVPLDQNRESVIESLLEQNIAARAGEFSSRAIRLDGPLGAVRADPNFANLIPQSEASLLVAELMAAKSGEAIADLCAAPGGKTELLREGVGPGGLVVATDKAPSGLLRLQGRGLSPLARCDAAHPPFPAESFDAVLVDAPCSGLGTLRGHPEIRWRREPRDLAKLARKQGDILNGGASLVRSGGRMVYATCTFVREENEAVVQRFLAEHPEFCLEPANEILEAGMHAGVTRNGFLETSPLGGGLDGFFAARLRRRAR, from the coding sequence ATGGCCGCCACAAACAAATCCTCTCGACCACCCAGCGTCCGGCGAATCGCTCTGGACATCATCTGTGAGGTGGAGGCCGGCGGATACTGCGATGTGATTCTTGGCAATACCCTGGCTCACGCCAACCTTGCCCCGCGCGATGCAGCTCTCCTCACCCGTATGGCCTATGGCGTCTTTGCCTGGCGAGATCGTCTCGACTGGACGCTCGCCCCCCTCGCCCGCAAAGGTTTCGACAAATTGGACCCCGAGGTACGGGGAACCCTTCGCCTGGGTCTTCTCCAGCTCCTCTTTCTCGACCGGATCCCCGAGCACGCGGCTGTATCGACCAGTGTGGACCTCGCTCGGGGCGCCGCCGGGAAAGGCGCTGGCGGTCTGGTCAATGCCATCCTCCGCCGAATCCAGCGTGAAGGCGAGAGGCGGTTGCCCAAAGGGCCCACCCACGCGCGATTGGCGATCGAATACTCTCACCCCGCATGGTTGGTGAAACTCTGGGGAAGCGAACTCGGTTGGGACACCACCCGTGAACTCCTCGCCGCCAACCAGAACGCGGCACCGACCTGTCTCCGCGTGCCTCTGGATCAAAACCGGGAAAGCGTGATCGAGTCTCTTCTCGAGCAAAATATCGCCGCCCGCGCCGGGGAGTTCAGTAGCCGGGCGATCCGCCTCGACGGCCCCCTCGGTGCCGTTCGCGCCGATCCGAACTTTGCGAACCTCATCCCCCAAAGCGAGGCATCCCTCCTCGTCGCCGAATTGATGGCCGCAAAGTCGGGCGAAGCGATTGCGGACCTCTGTGCGGCACCGGGGGGGAAAACAGAACTGCTGCGAGAGGGCGTCGGCCCCGGAGGACTCGTCGTCGCAACCGACAAAGCGCCCAGTGGGCTGCTTCGGCTGCAGGGCCGCGGGCTCTCGCCCCTTGCGCGATGCGACGCCGCTCATCCCCCCTTCCCGGCCGAGAGCTTCGATGCTGTCCTTGTCGACGCACCCTGTTCGGGACTCGGCACCTTGCGTGGTCATCCCGAGATTCGGTGGCGCCGCGAACCCCGAGACCTGGCAAAATTGGCCCGAAAACAAGGCGATATCCTCAACGGTGGGGCCTCTTTGGTGCGCTCCGGCGGCCGGATGGTCTACGCCACCTGCACCTTCGTCCGCGAGGAAAATGAGGCTGTCGTCCAGCGCTTTCTCGCCGAACACCCCGAATTCTGTCTCGAACCCGCAAACGAAATTCTCGAAGCAGGCATGCATGCGGGCGTCACGCGGAACGGTTTTCTGGAAACCTCGCCTCTCGGCGGCGGCCTGGATGGTTTTTTCGCGGCCCGGCTGCGACGCAGAGCCAGATGA
- the def gene encoding peptide deformylase: MGVRRILTYPEASLKDMAEDVSNITGETIQAIDDMAETMYAAPGIGLAAPQIGVAERMIVLDIGQEDSGGEHKPNLIELINPEVRERGDDWITYEEGCLSVIDYRAEVTRPEQILVVGWTRDQKEIQIEADGLLSVCLQHEIDHLDGTLFLDRLSRLKRSMYAKRVKKALREGKPISREDD, translated from the coding sequence ATGGGAGTTCGCCGCATCCTGACCTATCCCGAAGCCTCGTTGAAAGACATGGCCGAGGACGTCAGCAATATCACCGGGGAGACGATTCAGGCGATCGACGATATGGCCGAAACCATGTACGCGGCCCCCGGTATCGGACTCGCCGCTCCCCAGATCGGTGTTGCCGAGCGCATGATCGTACTCGATATTGGGCAGGAAGATTCCGGCGGGGAGCATAAGCCGAATCTGATCGAGTTGATCAATCCGGAAGTTCGCGAACGCGGCGACGACTGGATTACCTACGAAGAGGGTTGTCTATCCGTCATTGACTATCGTGCCGAAGTCACCCGCCCCGAGCAGATTCTGGTCGTGGGATGGACGCGTGACCAGAAAGAAATCCAGATCGAGGCCGATGGGCTTCTTTCGGTGTGCCTGCAGCACGAAATCGACCACCTCGATGGGACTCTCTTTCTCGATCGGCTCAGCCGGCTGAAGCGAAGCATGTACGCCAAGCGCGTAAAGAAAGCCTTGCGAGAGGGAAAACCCATCTCGCGGGAAGACGATTGA
- the plsY gene encoding glycerol-3-phosphate 1-O-acyltransferase PlsY, whose amino-acid sequence MNLELFAIALGAYFIGSFPAGVLAARIAHIEIRTSGSGNIGATNVARTAGRWLGGLTLLLDIAKGALPVALAQMLASSTQPITSLADPGIVAGAAAFAGHLFPPALGFRGGKGVATALGVIAALAPGALIVPLILFAFLVGITRQVSLGSVAAALIGPIAAQMAGYPAPIVVLMAVLGAAILIRHKENLSRLRAGEEPRF is encoded by the coding sequence ATGAACCTCGAGTTGTTCGCAATCGCTTTGGGTGCCTATTTTATTGGCTCGTTTCCCGCCGGCGTTCTTGCTGCCAGAATCGCCCATATCGAAATCCGGACTTCCGGCAGTGGCAATATCGGCGCCACCAATGTCGCACGAACCGCGGGGCGATGGCTGGGCGGGCTGACCTTGCTCCTCGATATTGCCAAAGGAGCCTTACCGGTCGCGTTGGCCCAGATGCTCGCCTCTTCAACGCAGCCGATCACCTCGCTGGCTGATCCCGGGATCGTGGCTGGTGCAGCGGCGTTTGCGGGCCACCTCTTCCCCCCTGCCCTCGGGTTTCGCGGCGGGAAAGGGGTCGCAACCGCGCTGGGGGTCATCGCCGCCCTGGCCCCGGGCGCCTTGATTGTGCCCCTGATTTTGTTTGCCTTCCTGGTCGGCATCACCCGGCAGGTATCGCTGGGGTCGGTAGCCGCTGCCCTCATCGGCCCGATCGCTGCTCAAATGGCAGGCTACCCGGCACCCATCGTGGTCCTGATGGCTGTCCTTGGGGCTGCCATCCTGATTCGCCACAAGGAAAACCTGAGCCGCCTTCGCGCTGGCGAAGAGCCGCGGTTTTAA
- a CDS encoding ammonium transporter — translation MMVSTAFVIMMTAPGLALFYGGLVRRANILSVLMQCLTCMGVLTLVWIVIGYTLAFGPDIGGVIGGLDHIGLAGIGLKPGEGETIPPLLFAVFQGTFAVITPALIVGAFAERMKFSAFLIFSVLWSIFIYSPLCHWVWGGGWLGAQGDLDFAGGTVVHVSSGTAALVAALLIGKRLGYGHEPMPPHNLPFTVAGAALLWVGWFGFNAGSALGANEDAVLAFATTNTAAAAALVSWVLIEWVTLGKPTALGAASGLVAGLVAITPACGFVTPMAALVIGLAAGILCFYGIRLKERLGADDALDVVGIHGVGGTWGALATGIFALEVGGMGQFLIQLEGVVITILFAGIGSWILLKITDALVGLRVEEEEEQLGLDLAEHSERGYVLGSSAD, via the coding sequence ATGATGGTCTCCACGGCCTTCGTCATCATGATGACCGCGCCCGGCCTGGCGCTCTTCTACGGCGGACTTGTGCGACGTGCCAATATCCTCAGTGTCCTCATGCAATGCCTCACCTGCATGGGCGTGCTCACACTCGTATGGATCGTGATCGGCTATACTCTGGCATTCGGCCCGGATATCGGCGGCGTCATCGGCGGACTCGACCACATCGGGCTCGCGGGAATCGGCCTCAAGCCGGGAGAAGGCGAAACCATTCCACCACTTCTTTTCGCAGTTTTTCAGGGAACTTTTGCGGTGATTACGCCGGCCTTGATCGTTGGAGCGTTCGCCGAGCGCATGAAGTTCAGCGCCTTTCTGATCTTCTCGGTCCTCTGGTCCATTTTCATCTATTCGCCTCTCTGCCACTGGGTTTGGGGCGGCGGCTGGTTGGGAGCGCAGGGCGATCTCGACTTTGCCGGCGGCACCGTAGTCCACGTCTCCTCGGGCACCGCGGCCCTGGTGGCCGCGCTGCTGATCGGAAAACGACTTGGGTATGGTCACGAGCCGATGCCACCGCATAACCTGCCCTTCACGGTGGCAGGCGCCGCACTGCTCTGGGTGGGCTGGTTCGGTTTCAACGCCGGAAGCGCACTCGGCGCGAACGAGGACGCCGTCCTGGCCTTCGCGACCACCAATACCGCCGCGGCAGCAGCGTTGGTCAGCTGGGTCCTCATCGAATGGGTGACCCTTGGAAAGCCGACCGCGCTGGGCGCTGCCTCCGGATTGGTCGCCGGTCTCGTCGCGATCACCCCCGCATGCGGTTTCGTGACCCCTATGGCCGCGTTGGTCATCGGGCTGGCGGCGGGGATTCTCTGCTTTTACGGGATTCGCCTCAAGGAGCGGCTCGGGGCGGATGATGCCCTTGATGTTGTCGGGATCCACGGCGTCGGCGGAACATGGGGAGCTCTGGCGACAGGGATTTTTGCGCTCGAGGTCGGCGGGATGGGCCAATTCCTCATCCAGCTGGAAGGCGTTGTCATCACCATTTTGTTCGCCGGCATCGGATCCTGGATTCTTCTCAAAATCACCGATGCGTTGGTTGGGCTCCGGGTAGAAGAAGAAGAGGAGCAACTCGGGCTTGACCTCGCGGAGCATAGCGAACGCGGTTATGTGCTCGGATCCTCAGCAGATTGA
- a CDS encoding sigma 54-interacting transcriptional regulator has protein sequence MQAFDKRIRSLCSIGLIASAMMAIAGYGAVFQFEDSIWPGFPMRTNGAVALKLFAAPEVQDELQGLEAGMRVTHVDGVAVSSGSSVYEMVAGLTPGEPVRYRMENVLTGRQKTFVVPVQEFSQAIAYRVWMPLLGVGLIFMGALALPVFVRTDSPSTRALFMVGVGVTNQFCFALPILYFAHHYSWVPQVFGIPTVAGVLILAFVFPVARNPLRSFPRATLGLIWAIAVAFVVGEMVWMQSQSPNFYWMEFLRVRLLLLGFALLFCNVAFTAFTHANTGVRGQAKLFLRGIILGGFTMCGLLVLNLYGGEQFSYLEPLVWANPLLIFSSTISIGMLRYGLFGFGREARRSLGRLSLFLVTLSVGYNGFAFLEIFLDTAQAWGVIFATSLIVIAMLAIWPRAYRMLEGLLQAVLIPERQRSRVTLEAAAVEMSGIRDPAKIAEYMEKILGDALGASWVRCVLGSVGQPLLEFSDRENGRFIEPGSSLYQLILTGGSLVTQPAAAPGGALSGAVVDARREGISLMAAMPAREDLIGALLCGPPASGAPYTASDFALVKLLATSVAVALENARSWTEVHELRARLEQENLFLRAEARSDQGTSELIGSSPLLREALSQVEAVAGTSASVLVIGETGVGKELAVRQLHQSSLRAEQPLVKVACAALPESLLESELFGFEPGAFTGATKRRLGRFEVADGGTLFLDDVDTLPLTVQAKLLRALQEGEIQRLGSNVVLQVDVRLVAATNRDLLGEVRAGRFREDLFYRLNVVPIQLPPLRERKEDIVGLVAHFADTLGPGLGREIEEISSGALDILQRYDWPGNIRELRNTIERALVMGRGPILQLPGGALDTPLSESKGRETSVEVSPKTEARGGVVGSASLKELLLAHKKGLIIEALAANQGNQAAAAKVLGVHRSNLNRMIKDLDLSMP, from the coding sequence ATGCAGGCGTTCGATAAACGTATCCGTTCCCTCTGCTCGATCGGGTTGATCGCTTCGGCGATGATGGCGATCGCGGGATACGGCGCCGTGTTCCAGTTTGAGGACTCGATCTGGCCGGGTTTCCCCATGCGTACTAACGGAGCCGTCGCCTTGAAACTCTTCGCGGCGCCGGAGGTGCAGGACGAGTTGCAAGGGCTGGAGGCAGGGATGCGGGTGACCCATGTCGACGGGGTTGCAGTGTCCTCGGGAAGCTCTGTCTACGAGATGGTGGCTGGGCTCACCCCGGGAGAGCCAGTCCGGTACCGGATGGAGAACGTACTTACAGGGCGGCAAAAAACCTTCGTTGTGCCCGTCCAGGAATTTTCTCAGGCGATCGCCTACCGAGTCTGGATGCCTCTTCTAGGGGTCGGGCTGATTTTCATGGGAGCACTCGCGCTCCCTGTTTTCGTACGCACGGACTCGCCCAGTACGCGGGCGCTTTTCATGGTCGGTGTGGGGGTTACCAACCAATTTTGCTTCGCATTGCCGATCCTTTATTTCGCGCATCACTACTCGTGGGTCCCGCAAGTCTTTGGCATCCCGACGGTGGCAGGGGTCCTGATTCTGGCTTTCGTATTTCCCGTGGCTCGCAATCCTCTGCGTTCGTTCCCTCGAGCGACTCTCGGCTTGATCTGGGCGATCGCCGTGGCGTTTGTGGTCGGCGAGATGGTCTGGATGCAGTCGCAGTCTCCGAACTTTTACTGGATGGAATTTTTGCGCGTCAGGCTCCTTTTGCTCGGCTTCGCCCTCTTGTTCTGCAATGTCGCCTTCACGGCATTCACGCACGCGAACACTGGGGTTCGGGGGCAGGCAAAGCTTTTTCTCCGCGGTATCATTCTGGGCGGATTTACGATGTGCGGACTTCTTGTCCTGAATCTCTATGGCGGCGAGCAGTTCTCCTATCTGGAGCCGCTCGTCTGGGCGAATCCGCTCCTGATTTTCTCCTCGACCATTTCCATCGGCATGTTGCGCTATGGGCTTTTCGGTTTTGGTCGCGAGGCCCGGCGCTCTCTGGGGCGGTTGAGCCTTTTTCTGGTTACCCTCAGTGTTGGATATAACGGCTTCGCCTTTTTGGAGATCTTTCTGGATACCGCTCAGGCGTGGGGGGTCATTTTTGCGACCAGCCTGATTGTGATCGCGATGCTCGCCATATGGCCGCGAGCCTATCGTATGCTGGAGGGGCTCCTGCAGGCGGTCTTGATCCCCGAGAGGCAACGATCTCGAGTCACATTGGAGGCGGCGGCCGTCGAGATGTCCGGTATCAGAGATCCCGCAAAAATTGCCGAATATATGGAGAAGATACTGGGTGATGCGCTTGGCGCCTCGTGGGTTCGTTGTGTCCTTGGCTCCGTCGGGCAGCCTCTGCTCGAATTTTCCGACCGGGAGAACGGACGTTTCATCGAGCCCGGGAGCAGCCTCTACCAACTGATTCTCACCGGGGGCAGCCTGGTGACCCAGCCTGCGGCCGCTCCGGGCGGCGCCCTGTCGGGTGCGGTCGTGGATGCGCGCCGGGAAGGGATCAGCTTGATGGCGGCGATGCCGGCACGGGAGGATCTTATCGGGGCGCTTCTATGCGGCCCGCCTGCTTCGGGTGCGCCCTACACGGCCTCGGATTTCGCTTTGGTCAAATTATTGGCGACTTCCGTCGCAGTGGCGCTGGAGAATGCTCGGTCGTGGACCGAGGTTCATGAACTCCGAGCGAGGTTGGAGCAGGAGAACCTGTTCCTGCGCGCCGAAGCTCGCTCGGATCAGGGTACAAGCGAGTTGATCGGAAGCAGCCCCCTGTTGCGGGAGGCCCTCTCTCAGGTCGAGGCTGTTGCGGGTACCTCGGCCTCCGTCCTGGTAATCGGCGAGACTGGGGTGGGCAAGGAACTCGCAGTGCGACAGCTCCATCAGTCCAGCCTTCGAGCCGAGCAGCCGTTGGTCAAGGTTGCGTGTGCCGCGCTTCCGGAAAGTCTCCTCGAAAGTGAGCTGTTCGGTTTCGAGCCCGGAGCCTTCACGGGAGCCACAAAACGTCGGCTCGGTCGATTTGAAGTCGCAGATGGCGGGACGTTGTTTCTCGATGACGTCGATACGCTCCCGTTGACTGTGCAGGCCAAATTGCTTCGCGCGCTCCAGGAGGGCGAGATCCAGAGGCTGGGAAGTAACGTCGTCCTTCAGGTAGATGTCCGACTTGTCGCAGCGACCAACAGGGACCTTCTCGGTGAGGTGCGTGCGGGCCGTTTTCGCGAGGATTTATTCTATCGATTGAATGTGGTGCCCATTCAGTTGCCTCCCTTGCGCGAGCGAAAGGAGGACATCGTTGGGCTTGTCGCTCATTTCGCGGACACTCTTGGTCCGGGACTCGGACGTGAGATCGAGGAAATTTCGTCCGGAGCACTCGACATCCTTCAGCGCTATGATTGGCCGGGGAATATTCGCGAGCTGCGCAACACGATCGAGCGTGCCCTGGTGATGGGTCGCGGCCCCATCTTGCAACTGCCCGGGGGGGCGCTTGATACTCCCCTGTCCGAAAGCAAGGGCCGGGAGACGTCGGTTGAGGTTTCCCCAAAGACCGAAGCGCGGGGTGGGGTTGTCGGTTCGGCTTCTCTCAAGGAACTCCTGTTGGCCCATAAAAAGGGCCTGATCATTGAGGCTCTGGCCGCCAATCAAGGCAACCAGGCGGCCGCGGCGAAGGTTCTCGGTGTTCATCGCTCCAACTTGAACCGCATGATCAAGGATCTGGATCTTTCGATGCCCTGA